A section of the Delphinus delphis chromosome 1, mDelDel1.2, whole genome shotgun sequence genome encodes:
- the DEGS1 gene encoding sphingolipid delta(4)-desaturase DES1 yields the protein MGNRVSREDFEWVYTDQPHATRRQEILAKYPEIKSLMKPDSNLIWIVILMVLTQFVAFYLVKDLDWKWVLFWAYAFGSCINHSTTLAIHEVSHNSAFGQCKPMRNRWFGIFANLPIGVPYSISFKRYHMDHHRYLGGDGVDVDIPTDFEGWFFCTTFRKFIWVILQPLFYAFRPLFINPKPISYLEIINTVIQITFDVAIYYVLGIKSLVYMLAATLLGLGLHPISGHFIAEHYMFLKGHETYSYYGPLNLLTFNVGYHNEHHDFPNIPGKSLPLVRKIAAEYYESLPHYNSWIKVLYDFVTDDTISPYSRVKRHQKGSVVLE from the exons ATGGGGAACCGCGTTTCGCGGGAAGACTTCGAGTGGGTCTACACCGACCAGCCCCACGCCACTCGGCGCCAGGAGATCCTGG CAAAGTATCCAGAGATAAAATCCTTAATGAAACCTGATTCCAACTTGATATGGATTGTAATTTTGATGGTTCTCACTCAGTTTGTTGCATTTTACTTAGTGAAGGACTTGGACTGGAAATGGGTCCTATTTTGGGCGTATGCCTTTGGCAGCTGCATTAATCATTCAACGACTCTGGCTATTCATGAAGTTTCCCACAACAGTGCCTTTGGCCAATGCAAACCTATGAGGAATCGTTGGTTTGGAATATTTGCTAATCTCCCTATTGGTGTTCCATATTCAATTTCCTTTAAGAGGTATCACATGGATCATCATCGATACCTCGGTGGTGATGGCGTCGATGTGGATATTCCAACTGATTTTGAAGGCTGGTTCTTCTGTACCACTTTCAGAAAGTTTATCTGGGTTATTCTTCAACCTCTCTTTTATGCTTTTCGGCCTCTGTTCATCAACCCCAAACCAATTTCTTATCTGGAAATCATCAATACTGTGATCCAGATCACTTTTGACGTTGCGATTTACTACGTTTTGGGAATTAAATCTTTAGTCTACATGTTGGCGGCAACCTTACTTGGCCTAGGTTTGCACCCAATCTCTGGACATTTTATAGCTGAACATTACATGTTCTTAAAAGGACATGAAACTTACTCATACTATGGGCCTCTGAATTTACTCACCTTCAATGTGGGTTACCATAATGAACACCATGACTTCCCCAACATTCCCGGAAAAAGCCTTCCCCTG GTGAGGAAGATAGCAGCTGAGTACTATGAGAGCCTCCCCCACTACAATTCCTGGATAAAAGTACTGTATGATTTTGTGACGGATGATACAATAAGTCCCTATTCGAGGGTGAAGAGGCATCAAAAAGGCAGCGTGGTTCTGGAGTAA